The sequence ACAGGGAGAGGCTGCTGCtggagtttgagagaacaggaGAGCTCCTGGTGGATCTGGGTTCAGACCAGACGTCCCTGCACAACCCCTACAACGGGGGCTACTATCCTGTCCCGCTCAGCTTACGCCAGGCCAACCAACTCATGTCCACAGATCCTGGACGCTTCCGGAGTATTGTCCAAGAGAGGTTGGATTCATCTTAGAGCTGAACTGTGTGCAGCTTTAAACGgctaacattttttgtttactactaTATAATCTTTGCCATTACAGCCTTAGAAGACACATAAAGGCCATCAACAAGTTGTCAGATGCAGGTATGTTCTTCTGGGATTACGGCAATGCATTCCTCCTGGAGGCGCAAAGAGCAGGTgagttatttataaaatatcacACACAGAATATAAGAAACAGTCAGTGAGAATTTGAGCAATAAACAGGAATATGTTTTTGGCTTTATATAGGTgcagaggtcaccaaagttgGTGGAGGAGCAACAGAGTTCCGGTATCCGTCCTATGTCCAACATATTATGGGGTGAgtctttttctatttatttctgttggtccAGCAGCACCAGTGACATTTAGTCAAGCAGCATCACCTTTATGTGAAATgagcagatgaaaaaaaaaacttgtctgGAAAATGAGTGAattgatgttttaaaacagctgtGAGACATTGCTTATTCGTGCTGCAGGGACATTTTTTCCTTGGGGTTTGGGCCGTTCCGCTGGGTTTGCACATCTGGTGATCCGCAAGACCTGGTGGTAACTGATGACATCTCGGCTAAGGTTCTAGAGGAAATCGCTGCTAATGCGTCGGAACGTGTGAGGCAGCAGTACAGAGACAACATCCGCTGGATCACAGAGGCTGGAAAACACAAAATGGTCAGCTTAAGGAGATCTCTAAGGGAAGATCACACCCCATGAAAAACATAGCAATAGATGGTTCATTTGTAAATCAGTGTATGTTTCTTGTTTAGGTTGTTGGATCACAAGCTAGGATCCTCTACTCCGACCAGAAAGGAAGAGTTTGCATTGCTTTAGCCATAAACCAGGCTGTGGCTGATAGAAGAGTCTCAGTAAGACGATGAATTCAACTGCAGTTTGAATGATTATGACTTATCACATGAATCTTAATGGtgtcttttgcttttatttttcttcaggcCCCAGTGGTCATCAGCAGAGACCACCATGATGTCAGTGGCACAGACAGCCCCTTTAGAGAGACCTCTAATGTGTATGATGGTTCTGCGTTCTGTGCAGGTTGGTTGTTTTTGTGCACAGCTAAGGTGTTGAATCTGTGATTTGAGATGCAAAATTGAGATTTCCCTGCTTGTACTTTTTGGTAATACAACGCATTGCAGAGGTATTCATATCCtttcaatattttcacattttgtcatattacaaccacacacttcagtgtattttttgggattttatatgattgaCCAACAAAATgtggtgcataactgtgaagtaaaAGCAacaggatacatggttttaaattcctttatacaagtaaaaattgtttaaaaaaaaatctagagactgcaatacaggtccttctcaaaatattagcatattgtgatgaagttcattattttccataatgtcatgatgaaaatttaacattcatatattttagattcattgcacactaactgaaatatttcaggtcttttattgtcttaatacggaagattttggcatacagctcatgaaaacccaaaattcctatctcacaaaattagcatatcattaaaagggtctctaaacgagctatgaacctaatcatctgaatcaacgagttaactctaaacacctgcaaaagattcctgaggcctttaaaactcccagcctggttcatcactcaaaaccccaatcatgggtaagactgccgacctgactgctgtccagaaggccactattgacaccctcaagcaagagggtaagacacagaaagacatttctgaacgaataggctgttcccagagtgctgtatcaaggcacctcagtaggaagtctgtgggaaggaaaaagtgtggcagaaaatgctgcacaacgagaagaggtgaccggaccctgggGAAGATTGTGgcgaagggccgattccagaccttgggggacctgcggaagcagtggactgagtctggagtagaaacatccagagccaccgtgcacaggcgtgtgcaggaaataggctacaggtgccgcattccccaggtcaagccacttttgaaccagaaacagtggcagaagcgcctgacctgggctacagagaagcagcactggactgttgctcagtggtccaaagtacttttttcggatgaaagcaaattctgcatgtcattcggaaatcaaggtgccagagtctggaggaagactggggagaaggaaatgccaaaatgccagaagtccagtgtcaagtacccacagtcagtgatggtctggggtgccgtgtcagctgctggtgttggtccactgtgttttatcaagagcagggtcaatgcagctagctatcaggagattttggagcacttcatgcttccatctgctgaaaagctttatggagatgaagatttcttttttcagcacgacctggcacctgctcacagtgccaaaaccactggtaaatggtttactgaccatggtatcactgtgctcaattggcctgccaactctcctgacctgaaccccatagagaatctgtgggatattgtgaagagaacgttgagagactcaagacccaacactctggatgagctaaaggccgctatcgaagcatcctgggcctccataagacctcagcagtgccacaggctgattgcctccatgccacgccgcattgaagcagtcatttctgccaaaggattcccgaccaagtattgagtgcataactgtacatgattatttgaaggttgacgtttttttgtattaaaaacacttttcttttattggtcggatgaaatatgctaattttgtgagataggaattttgggttttcatgagctgtatgccaaaatcatccgtattaagacaataaaagacctgaaatatttcagttactgtgcaatgaatctaaaatatatgaatgttaaattttcatcatgacattatggaaaataaggaactttatcacaatatgctaatattttgagaaggacctgtatttgcccatttttcacaaaacagctAAGGCTCAGTCAAATTAACGGatagtgtctgtgaacatcaattttcaagtcttgcctcaGATTCTCAGTTAGATTAACTaggactttgattgggccattctgGCATTTGAATGTTCTTTGATCTTAGTAACTCCATTATATAGAAGATGAACTTTAGTGTTAAGTCTTTTTAAGcttctaacagtttttttttttgccgggttgtcctgtatttagccaCAGCTGCCATTCCTCTAACTCTGAGCagtttccctgttcctgctgaagaaaagcatcccatcCCCATATCATgctgctgctaccaccatgtgtggcctaaatatttcagttttgctTCATCTGAGCAGATCATCTTCATCCAAATGCTGCTGGGACCCCTACACGGAGGATAGTGTCTTGGTAGTTTTGCagctgtgccatactctttccatttccacaTGTGACAAACTGAGCTCTGAAAGATGTTTATAGGTTGGGATATTGTCATAGTTTGGGGTTTgtgtggaccaaaatgcagagacAGGCGAGGAGACGGCATGGCGAGCAGAacgattatttattttaattccaaTCTCTGGCAAAGCAGAAGTCAGGCAGGCAGGGTGTAACAGAGAGTATGCAGGAGTCCAGGTCAGACAAAGTACAAGAAACAATAGACGAGATTGACTAAGGGAAGTTGACGCAAcaaaccagcgaggaacaaggaaaacagaccaactaatatacagagggaaaTCAATGAGGAACAAAAGACAGGTAATCAACAGAACTAgggacaggtgtgacatgggaagcagggaggctgaaggacaggtgaaactaatacaaaactaaaccatgggagaagggactaaataacaaactcagagaaacagatCTTAAGAAAACTATAACAACCTAAGATATAAGAACATGGCAAATaagaattaacaaaataaaccataaaggaaaccctaactgcaaaagtaaacaaacccacacaaacactgactgaaactAACTGGGAAGGGAGCAGAGAAAGCGAagactaaaataaatgtaagcaATAAGTGGAACAAAGTATAAAGGCGAACAATGACTAGAAGCTAACCTATAGAAGaaactgaaacaataaaaaataacacgGGGGACTAAACTGGGATAAGGCTGGGAAGAACTACAAATATAAAGGAAGACGAACACTGAGTAAATAACTGAAGGGGAAACTAATGACAAGAGGAGTAACAGGGAgaagaaactaataaactagaagagtgCAGCAATAACAAATAATCTAaccataaacaaacacagagacactaaacgggaactaaactagagaacccaaggaagcaagagaactgtaataataataataataataataagaagaagaagaaaaccattctaagtaataaataaatgagaaagcaaccaccaagggaactatgggcgagAGAAGAAAGAActacaaacactaggaggcaggagagagaacaaaactatcaggaagcagaaggaaataaacaagcatgactacaaaacccaaagaaatagaaacatctagctgaaaataaaacaaatacaaaaccacaacaaagtccaaaatggcagatcctaacAGATATTGCTTTATAACCCTGAttagaacttctccacagcctcaTCCCTGACCTCACTGCAgtttccttggttttcatgaagctgtttgttcactaacgttctcaaacaaacctctgaggtcttcacagaacaactggatttattAGACAATTAGAAAGACCTCTGAGGGGAGATGGTTggacttgattttatttaggagtgcCAGAGTAAAAGAGGCCAAATAGAaaatgccccacttttcagattttcatttgtaaaacatttttgaaaactatGCAAACTATGCATAGTTTCCCTTTCACCACAAttgtgtgctactttgtgtcagtctatgacataaaatcccaacaaaatacattcaagttgGGGGTTGGGACATGGCAAAATAATAGCAGTTACATCCAGAGATAGATAAAGCTGATAAGTCATAAATGAACTCTTTAAAACTATTGCAAACTAACATAACTGTGGTTTGGGTGTGTAAATGTgcagaaagatttttttataataaatagcCCTCTTTTGTAGAaggaaatgcaaatattttgaagGAGAACCTAAAGCTGTCTGCAGCAAAATCtggtttgggttttgtttttcttccaacatgacaacgAGCCAAAAACATTGATGTTCTTCCTCCAGAAGACCAAAGTAAATGTTGCTGACAGACCTGCACAAAGCTGAATCCCATTGAAAATCTGGGGGCTGACCTGAGGATGAAGGTGCATGCCAGAAGACCATGAAATCTGAAGGAGCATAATAGATTAGCTGAAGAAGAATGGGCTGGGGTTCCTCAGGAGACCCAACAGAGAGTTGCTGGAAACAACCAAAGAGACTGCAGGTTGTTATCCAACACAAAGGATAAACTAATAGCATCAGGGCTGAATAATGATTTTGACACCAGAAGTTTTTAGCTTTTGTTGAATAATTTAATTTCTGAGTGTAAAATTAAACTAGGAAGTTTCAAaaagatgtttaattttattttttttgtcagtttaaaaGCACTTTTAAAACCATAATATTTGTATGGCTGCCAAtacttttttcctaaaatgtaaattatagAGCACTAAAGAAGACCTTTTAGACCTCAGTGTGTCCTTTTCACAGATATGGCAGTCCAGAACTTTGTTGGTGATGCCTTCAGAGGTGCCACTTGGGTCGCTTTGCATAATGGTGGCGGTGTTGGCTGGTGAGGGTGACAGGTGTTGCTGTAAACAGTAATCTGGCTGTTTTGGAGTGAATCACTGTTTATTTATGTCTGTATCTCCCCATCAGGGGCGAGGTAATAAATGGAGGATTTGGTTTGCTGCTGGACGGCTCAGACGAGGCGGCAAAGCGTGCCAGACTGATGCTCAACTGGGACGTCTCCAACGGGGTGAGGGTGCAGACAGAGCAGCTGCTTGATGCATCAGTGTTGGCTCATTCCTCTGGTCAGCTGTAATCTGTGTGGTTCTGCTTGTCGCAGGTGGCTCGTCGCTGCTGGTCTGGAAACACAAACGCCTATGAGACAATCCAACGCACCATGGAGGAGATCAGGCAGCTGCGTGTCACCATGCCCTTCCCAGTGCAGGATGAGGATCTGCTGGACCGAGCCTTACAAGGATAACTAACCCTTTGGTGATGATTTGACCTAACTACTTCCGAAGAGCAGTGGGAACCAGAAGCTGCATTCACTGCAGTATATTTATCTAAATGAGGCCGTATTCACCTGTTTAAATTATACACTGCAGATAAGGAAAAATCACAAAGTCAACTTCATACTCTGAAAATGCAATTCTAGATAGGAAAGTTTAAAAATATCTAACACTTCCATCACTTATAGGTATTTTTTTgtgctgaaaataaataaataacacacTTGTTTAAAAATTTAAGATTTATATTGTTATTTGTGTGTCATTATTATGTCATATGTGCAAATCCGAATGTCATTTACTTGTGGTGAACTATAAATAAAGTAAAGCTCTCTAAAGTAGAAACAGCACTAACAACAGTAAAGTGTAGCATTCTTCTTGGCCTTTTTATTTCCATAAAAGCTTTGAAAAGGTATTTTGGCACAAAAACAAGCAGAGAAATAAGAGACATGTTTACACAGTTGTGGCATAAAGGAGCAACACCTGATATTCTTGTCTCAACAAGATGATATGCAGAAACCAGTGGCTAAAAAATGTCCATGTTTCTCTTCAACTTCAGACATTTCCaataagatttcattttcaaatgatcATAAAATAGTTGAACTAGATTCCACACAACATTTCCAAGGATAAAATACATCACTTTTGCCACTCCTTTCAATCGTTTCTGCGCCAGATGCCAAAGTACATTATCCTGTCTAGATAAAGAATTGTTAATATCTACAACAGAGCTCATAACGGGAAACACTTTCAGTTAGATATTGGATCTGTCTCATATCTCCAATATATCATTTATGATAGGGAATATTTGTTTTACGACTTATTTAAAGGTAGTTTCAAACATTTGTATATTTGTAATTAAAATACTTATCAGGGACAAATATATTCTTTAAGATTCTGTAAATTGAAGGCCATTTTAACATAAAGAAGTAGCAATAACAATTAGAGCTATTGACATCTAcaacgggctgcacggtggtgcagttggtagcactgttgccttgcaacaagaaggtcctaggttcactTCCCAGctggggctctttctgcatggagtttgcatgttctccctgtgcatgtgtgggttctcaccaggtactccagcttcttcccatagtccaaagacatgcctgttaggttaattggtctctccaaattgcccttaggtgtatgaatgagtgtgtgtggttgtttgtgtgttaccctgtgatggactggcaatctgtccagggtgtaccccgcctctcgcccagagactgctggagataggcaccaactcccctgtgacccactatggaataagcggtagaaaatgactgactgacatctaCCACACATATATCTGAAATGTAAGTTTGCTCTTCTTaggattcattttttaaaatatacacattttttaaagaaagactTCAGTTGAGAATTTCTGGTGCAAAATACCTAATAAATGAAagtgaaaagtaaaataatttgtcAACAGAAGTTCAGAAAACTGAAAGGTTGATTCTGGACATCTAAAATATTCTTTTTGAATAGGAAGAACTGAATTTTGCAAATCTGCATTTCATGCTGTCATCTTAATTTA comes from Girardinichthys multiradiatus isolate DD_20200921_A chromosome 20, DD_fGirMul_XY1, whole genome shotgun sequence and encodes:
- the uroc1 gene encoding urocanate hydratase encodes the protein MSNLKELCSGLPLDPLPPNWGRDPNVPHAPVRTPNLTAEEERLALRNALRYFPPYHHATLAAEFAQELRQHGHIYMYRFCPTIRMRAYPIDQYPCRTRQAAAMMLMIMNNLDPAVAQFPQELVTYGGNGQVFSNWAQFHLVMHYLSEMTEEQTLVMYSGHPMGLFPSLPSSPRAIITNGMVIPNYSSREQYERMFALGVSMYGQMTAGSYCYIGPQGIVHGTMLTVLNAGRRYLGTDDLRGRVFVTSGLGGMSGAQAKAAVIAGCVGVIAEVDEAPLRKRHEQGWVMEVTSSLEQCIKRIREARSSRTPLSLGYHGNVVDLWERLLLEFERTGELLVDLGSDQTSLHNPYNGGYYPVPLSLRQANQLMSTDPGRFRSIVQESLRRHIKAINKLSDAGMFFWDYGNAFLLEAQRAGAEVTKVGGGATEFRYPSYVQHIMGDIFSLGFGPFRWVCTSGDPQDLVVTDDISAKVLEEIAANASERVRQQYRDNIRWITEAGKHKMVVGSQARILYSDQKGRVCIALAINQAVADRRVSAPVVISRDHHDVSGTDSPFRETSNVYDGSAFCADMAVQNFVGDAFRGATWVALHNGGGVGWGEVINGGFGLLLDGSDEAAKRARLMLNWDVSNGVARRCWSGNTNAYETIQRTMEEIRQLRVTMPFPVQDEDLLDRALQG